The Fusarium oxysporum f. sp. lycopersici 4287 chromosome 1, whole genome shotgun sequence DNA segment TCCCCTCCATCTTGCGCACTGTACTTACTTCAACACCCCCAAAGCCCGCGCCAGGTCACCCACGCCCACCtcaccttgaccttgcccCAAAAAGACGTCTAATTATCATCTCCATCGCTTCTTTTGCTCGCGCCATCTCAATCTTCCCCCTCTCCCTTTTCTCAACAATAACCATCATATTTTCCGTCGGCTGCGCTTGAGTATCGTCTCTTATCGCGACTTCATCCTACCATCGACTCGAGCAACAATCCTTGGGCCACCGACGCCCAATCCGACAACGTTATACGATTCATCTCACGCAATATACCCGCTTCGCCCCTCTCTTCCTCCGCCGCAACAATTCGGCCCTGTTTTTAAGCCGCGGCAGCTTTAATAAAGCTCCTCGCCGCCAGCCATGACGGGCACTGAGACTTCCAATGCGGGAGGAGGTTTTGATCTGCTACGAAGAGCAACTCAAGCAATGATGTCTAGGTTCGTCAatggtttcttcttctgtcaTCTTTGAAGCTACTGTTTTGCCTTACTTTTACTCTCTTCTGCATGTTATTGCTATTACCATTTGGTGCCCTTTTCATCCTGTTTTTGGCGGGGACTCGAGATGGATATCCTGACCTCCAGCGATGTGGTGCTGCCATGCCCCTCACCAGGCGCAGTCAGTCGGTGGTGGCGACGATGACGGACTTGCAGCACTCAAGCTCAGTAGCTTCAGCGACGCCTGTTCCAGCCAGAGCTGCCATTGGATCCCTTGTTCTACGACACCGCCCGCCGATGGGAACCCACATCACCTCACACGGAAATGGAACCGCTGCTGGCACTTACAGCTGTTCACGCAGGACTGCATCCCACTATTGGGCCTTGTTGGGCTCTATCTAGTGGACAGCAGCCCTGTAACCGCACTGCAGGACGACGTCTCGCCTTTGCGTTGGCAGCCAGAGCATGGATTCCCCATAACAGCGGTCGAGCCTTTGCCCTGGTATTGTTGGCAAAGCCTGGCAACCATGGAAAACTCGACATTATAACAGAAGCTCGCAAATACCAATCAAGGCGTCGCCGTTCATTCGACTTCAGTTCGCCATCGCAGTGGAACCGAGCATTCGCCGCCGCCGTCTCGAAATCATCTTGCAGCCTTTAAAATTGGATACAGCCTGTTCCAAACGAACAAAGAAGCACATGAGCAATCAATGGCTGCTGTGGCATTCGCATTCCCCTATGCAAGAGACAGGTCGTCTTTTAGTTacttctctttttttccccTCTCATTACAAGGACCATCTTGCAACTTTGCAAGCTCAGGTCTGACTCGCTTCAACTGTGATTGGACCCAATCCAAAGGCTGCCCAGCCTCGGAGTCAGTCCCTGCGTTCGGCCCCGCTATCAGCTTCAGTTTTCCACGTTTTGCTCCTGGTCCAAACAATTTTGGGCAAAAGCCCTCAGGCAAAAGGAAGCTTTTTGGACAAGCCTGACCCCGGCCACAAAGCGAAGTTTTACTCGCGGGAAAGAATTgatctcgtcatcgtcctTTTTATTACATTCAAGTATTGAGCCTCCACTTGGTCCCTACATAGTCCGTCTTACACGGCCGCTCTCGGCAAGGCCTCGCATCCCATCCTAATCTCTACTGCTCGCTCGCTGGTCCTGGCGCTTCTTCCGCATCCACACCGGCGCGAACACACCACTGGCTACCAAGAGTTCCAAAGGCCTTCCCATTCCGTGTTTTTCTCGTCATAGTCGCATCGTCAGAGTCCACCTCTTCTGTTATTGCCCATCTTCTCTGGTGGTCCCTCTCGGCCTTTGCCCTGTTTGCCCTCTAGTTGACGCGCTTGGCAACCGTCATGAACTAGTGTTCCCACTTTGTTTTTTTTCCCCCGCGCCGCTGCTTCGGCGTAGAAGCATTTATTCACTCACTGGAAATCTTTTACAAAAATGCATGGGGTTATTAACAAAAACGTCAGGTCTGCGGCAGACGAGGATGGCGCCGATCACATTGGTCTCGAAACTCCTCGATCCGGTGTAGCTACACCTCAACCCGATCTACAGGACAAACGCTTGCCAGGAATCATGAGCTACTTCGGCCAGGTTCGTAAATACCCTTCTACGCCTTCGTCAGATCCCAATTCGTCACAGAGTGATACCACTCTAGACCGAATTTCAGTTGTGCCCACTCCACCAGCCGGCCTGCAGTTGCAGGCACACACCGAAGGCTCTCCTCGCGGTTGTGAGTCCTCGGCTTTGGATCGttcgcttcttcaacatgaGCGTCCTGGTTCCATGCCAAGTACCACTGAGCGGGATGAGCATAACCTTTCGGACCCCTACCCAACCCCACCCACTTCTCAGCCCTCGTCTTCGGGGGGTTCTATCTCCCAGGACATGATTTCTGCAGACTCAGGGGCGCATGGCAGGGCTACGGTCGAGCAAAAGTCTCTTACACAGCAGTCACAATTCAAGAAACCCACAGCCTCACCATTCACCACCACCCACTTTCAAACTTCCAATGACCCATCACTACCTGAACTTGACTCCTCCAAAAACGCAGCACCTACCAAAGACTCCATTATTCCTTCGCATCCTGAGCCCAGTACAAGTTCAGGCGCCTGTTTAGCTGCTGCCCCCGGCAAGTGGCATTTTCTTAATGGACTCAAGGAGCTAACTCGTATGACGTTCAAGAGCGGCAACTCGACTCCTACTCGAGCAATGTCGGCTGCTCGACCATCTGGCTCCGATAGAGCCCCTTCCTCCGGGAGGACCAGTCATGACGGTGCTGAAGTCAGCGGTACTCAGACTCCAAGGAGTTCTGCCGGTGCCCAGGCGCCTGCCGCCAAGGGAAAGCTAACAATCAAGATCAATGAGGCTCGTGGGCTTAGGAAGAGTCGGGACCCTTATGTTGTTGTGGTTTTTCAGCGTAGTGAGCTCATTTCTGGGGGTCCTCACCACATCGATGAGGACGACAACCTCAGTGTCGAGCCACCTCCGGCAGCTGGTGGCATCCCTATCCAGCGATCAGGCAGTGACTCTGGGCGTCCCTTGGCTATTCCCATGAGGAGCAGGCAAagcagcaacaccagcatTAATGACTACGGCTCGTTCCGTAACCGATCCGGAGGTCAGCTTACATTTACCAGCCCAAAATGGGATGCCGAAGCCGAGTTGTAAGTTACCTTCTGTGGACAGTTGTGTCTGAGACTCACTACTGACACTGAGCAGCGACGTTGTGGACTATGATATGCTGGTCGATGTCTCAGTTTATGATCATGGAGCAACAGGCGATGAATTTCTCGGCCATGTTGATTTTCAGGCTAGCAAGGATCCTGGTGCCACCGTCCAGGGCTGGTTCCAGCTGCAAGGACATGCTGATACCATGGCAGAAAATGCGCCAACTGGTGAGATCTTCCTCGAGGCCATCTACCACAGAGCAGAGAGGAAGCAATTTGGCCCCACTGATTTCGAAATTCTTAAACTCATCGGCAAGGGCACTTTTGGTCAGGTGTATCAAGTGCGAAAAAAGGATACTCAGCGCATTTACGCTATGAAGGTTCTGCAGAAGAAGGTTATTGTGCAAAAGAAGGAAGTTGCCCATACCGTGGGAGAACGAAATATTCTGGTTCGGACCGCCATGTCCGACTCACCTTTCATCGTTGGTCTCAAGTTCTCTTTCCAGACACCATCAGAACTTTATCTCGTTACCGATTATATGTCTGGAGGTGAGCTATTTTGGCATCTACAGAAAGAGGGTCGGTTTGATGAGAAACGAGCCAAGTTCTACATCGCCGAACTGATCTTGGCCATTCAGCACCTTCATAATAACGACATTGTATACCGGGACCTGAAGCCTGAGAATATCCTCTTGGATGCTAACGGACATATCGCCCTTTGTGACTTTGGTCTTTCCAAGGCCAATCTTACGAAGAACGACACTACCAACACTTTCTGTGGAACAACCGAATACCTTGCGCCTGAGGTTTTGCTAGACGAATCTGGCTACACCAAGATGGTGGACTTCTGGTCGCTTGGGGTTTTGGTCTTTGAGATGTGCTGCGGCTGGAGCCCATTCTATGCCGAAGATACGCAGCAAATGTATAAGAATATTGCCTTCGGCAAGGTGAGGTTTCCTCGAGATACCCTCTCTCAGGAAGGAAGGAATTTCGTCAAGGGACTCCTCAATAGAAACCCCAAGCACAGACTAGGTGCGACTGATGACGCCGAAGAACTGAAGAGACACCCCTTCTTTGCCGATGTGGATTGgactcttctctccaagaagcTTATCACTCCACCTTTCAAACCCAAATTGAAGTCTGAGACAGACGTCTCATACTTCGATCCGGAATTCACGACCGCGTTGGATCAGAATGGCTCTCTGAACGAACGTGCTGCTGCGTTGGCCCGAGGCTATGCCGCTTCGactcctctttctccttctgtTCAGGCCAACTTCCAAGGCTTCACGTTTGTTGACGAAAGCGCATTAGATGATCATATGCGAGACCGAGCAGGACtcgttgatgaagatatGGATGATGGACAAAATCACAGGAACCGCGATAACGACGATTGGGACAATCTCGACGACATTGACCTCAGGAAGGCAAACCGGATGAGCGGGATCGTGAAGACTGGACATGATGAGCACATGGTGGGGGGTTCTCACTTTGACGTATAATGCGGCAACTCCTTTTTCCTGCACAGTATTATTCAAATCAAGCTCCACGGCGTTTCAACCATGCTGGAGATTGATCTATCTCTACGTGTCATACAGAAAGCAAAAAGTAATATTTCGCAAAACCAAAAAACTCACCTCTTCTTCCCCAGTTTTGCATGTGGGTTACGGATGTCTAATTTGTGGAATTATATGCATCGAGGCCGGCTGGTATTGCATTGCATTGGTCGTCGAGCTGTACGGGACTGATGGCGTTTTATGGTTGTGGAaaatgagaagagagagagagaacGAGAAACAAAAAATAGGAGGATCAAGTCTATTTTGGTCGATCCCTCCGTTGAGAGCCATTTTCCTTATTTTGATTCCCAGCAATAACAGGAGGGCTATATGAGTAATGAAACGAGAATGCCATAGCTATTCTTGAAAGCTCCCTGAAGGGAAATCGGTCTCTTTCGTTTTATTCTAGACTTGTCCTTGTTGGATATAGCAGCCTATGGAAGAGTTCGAGCCCAGCCTACCAGCCTTCTCCGTCTTGTGGTTGTCGATGACGTTGATTGCCACCTGACGTCGATAACCAAGAGCTAGTGCAGCATAGCTTAGAGGATGAATGATGTATGACATTGGATTATATGAGAGTATTCGGGGGAAGTTGAAGTTATATGGATACATCATTGATGTCAGAGGGCATACGAGGCTGATCGGCATAGGCCCTGCAACGTCAGGTCGGCAGCTTGAGAGGTAAACGCACGGTTAGTCAGATATCACCAGGAGATAGACATATTGTTTCGAGGTTCTACATGCAACGAAATATATATAGTCACTTGGAAATGATCGTTGTAACAAGTTGCGTGTGCTTCATTTGACGTTTGCATTTCGCAATTAGTTCCTACGGGCAACCGAAAAAAAGGCTGAATTTTAGGAAAATGTACACAGGATTCTTATCCCCAATCCacttgcttctgcttctgctttctCCTTGATCGCTCcggctcttcttctcggggGTGAGTTGGTGTCAGCCTCCCTCTTTTTGCTATTCCCATGAAACGGCGGCTGGGCGGTGAGAAATGACCCCCAAAATGTGCTGCAGTCAGGATAGTCTATGTGTTCCCAAAGGTAAGAAAAACGCTTTAGTGGtgagcctcatcctcctcctcagcctcaagccaGTCGGCAACCTCGGGGGTACCAGACTGGGCAGAGCTGTCCTGGCCCTCAATCTCAACGGCCATGCTCTCGTACTCCTTCAGGTTGCCGGCGAGGTCGGTCTCCTCGGGGGAGGCAGGTGTCTTGGGGACGTTGAATGTCTGGACGTTGCCCTCAGCATCGGACTCCTTGACGGCGGGGATCTTGTaggccttgagctccttcagATAAAGCTCCTGGACGAAGTCGGCTGCCAAGGTATGATGTCAGCAATTGAACGTTGATTCGGTCAAATCATATTTGGGTTGATCGGATAACGGCTTGTCAATTTTTATGAGATGCGAGATTATATAGCCAAAAGTAATTCGAACcctgattgatatctcgTATTTGATGCTGGTTGTTTGGCGACGTCGGAGCTTAGGTGGAGTGCAGATTCGGGTATAGAAGGACAGGTCCGACCGGGAGAAATGGGCAATC contains these protein-coding regions:
- a CDS encoding AGC/AKT protein kinase, which translates into the protein MTGTETSNAGGGFDLLRRATQAMMSRSAADEDGADHIGLETPRSGVATPQPDLQDKRLPGIMSYFGQSDTTLDRISVVPTPPAGLQLQAHTEGSPRGCESSALDRSLLQHERPGSMPSTTERDEHNLSDPYPTPPTSQPSSSGGSISQDMISADSGAHGRATVEQKSLTQQSQFKKPTASPFTTTHFQTSNDPSLPELDSSKNAAPTKDSIIPSHPEPSTSSGACLAAAPGKWHFLNGLKELTRMTFKSGNSTPTRAMSAARPSGSDRAPSSGRTSHDGAEVSGTQTPRSSAGAQAPAAKGKLTIKINEARGLRKSRDPYVVVVFQRSELISGGPHHIDEDDNLSVEPPPAAGGIPIQRSGSDSGRPLAIPMRSRQSSNTSINDYGSFRNRSGGQLTFTSPKWDAEAEFDVVDYDMLVDVSVYDHGATGDEFLGHVDFQASKDPGATVQGWFQLQGHADTMAENAPTGEIFLEAIYHRAERKQFGPTDFEILKLIGKGTFGQVYQVRKKDTQRIYAMKVLQKKVIVQKKEVAHTVGERNILVRTAMSDSPFIVGLKFSFQTPSELYLVTDYMSGGELFWHLQKEGRFDEKRAKFYIAELILAIQHLHNNDIVYRDLKPENILLDANGHIALCDFGLSKANLTKNDTTNTFCGTTEYLAPEVLLDESGYTKMVDFWSLGVLVFEMCCGWSPFYAEDTQQMYKNIAFGKVRFPRDTLSQEGRNFVKGLLNRNPKHRLGATDDAEELKRHPFFADVDWTLLSKKLITPPFKPKLKSETDVSYFDPEFTTALDQNGSLNERAAALARGYAASTPLSPSVQANFQGFTFVDESALDDHMRDRAGLVDEDMDDGQNHRNRDNDDWDNLDDIDLRKANRMSGIVKTGHDEHMVGGSHFDV
- a CDS encoding AGC/AKT protein kinase, whose translation is MHGVINKNVRSAADEDGADHIGLETPRSGVATPQPDLQDKRLPGIMSYFGQSGNSTPTRAMSAARPSGSDRAPSSGRTSHDGAEVSGTQTPRSSAGAQAPAAKGKLTIKINEARGLRKSRDPYVVVVFQRSELISGGPHHIDEDDNLSVEPPPAAGGIPIQRSGSDSGRPLAIPMRSRQSSNTSINDYGSFRNRSGGQLTFTSPKWDAEAEFDVVDYDMLVDVSVYDHGATGDEFLGHVDFQASKDPGATVQGWFQLQGHADTMAENAPTGEIFLEAIYHRAERKQFGPTDFEILKLIGKGTFGQVYQVRKKDTQRIYAMKVLQKKVIVQKKEVAHTVGERNILVRTAMSDSPFIVGLKFSFQTPSELYLVTDYMSGGELFWHLQKEGRFDEKRAKFYIAELILAIQHLHNNDIVYRDLKPENILLDANGHIALCDFGLSKANLTKNDTTNTFCGTTEYLAPEVLLDESGYTKMVDFWSLGVLVFEMCCGWSPFYAEDTQQMYKNIAFGKVRFPRDTLSQEGRNFVKGLLNRNPKHRLGATDDAEELKRHPFFADVDWTLLSKKLITPPFKPKLKSETDVSYFDPEFTTALDQNGSLNERAAALARGYAASTPLSPSVQANFQGFTFVDESALDDHMRDRAGLVDEDMDDGQNHRNRDNDDWDNLDDIDLRKANRMSGIVKTGHDEHMVGGSHFDV
- a CDS encoding F-type H+-transporting ATPase subunit H, with the protein product MLIQLSRASRARSAVAAVSRVARPNAVQVRGFIAPTVSRKADFVQELYLKELKAYKIPAVKESDAEGNVQTFNVPKTPASPEETDLAGNLKEYESMAVEIEGQDSSAQSGTPEVADWLEAEEEDEAHH
- a CDS encoding AGC/AKT protein kinase, with the translated sequence MHGVINKNVRSAADEDGADHIGLETPRSGVATPQPDLQDKRLPGIMSYFGQVRKYPSTPSSDPNSSQSDTTLDRISVVPTPPAGLQLQAHTEGSPRGCESSALDRSLLQHERPGSMPSTTERDEHNLSDPYPTPPTSQPSSSGGSISQDMISADSGAHGRATVEQKSLTQQSQFKKPTASPFTTTHFQTSNDPSLPELDSSKNAAPTKDSIIPSHPEPSTSSGACLAAAPGKWHFLNGLKELTRMTFKSGNSTPTRAMSAARPSGSDRAPSSGRTSHDGAEVSGTQTPRSSAGAQAPAAKGKLTIKINEARGLRKSRDPYVVVVFQRSELISGGPHHIDEDDNLSVEPPPAAGGIPIQRSGSDSGRPLAIPMRSRQSSNTSINDYGSFRNRSGGQLTFTSPKWDAEAEFDVVDYDMLVDVSVYDHGATGDEFLGHVDFQASKDPGATVQGWFQLQGHADTMAENAPTGEIFLEAIYHRAERKQFGPTDFEILKLIGKGTFGQVYQVRKKDTQRIYAMKVLQKKVIVQKKEVAHTVGERNILVRTAMSDSPFIVGLKFSFQTPSELYLVTDYMSGGELFWHLQKEGRFDEKRAKFYIAELILAIQHLHNNDIVYRDLKPENILLDANGHIALCDFGLSKANLTKNDTTNTFCGTTEYLAPEVLLDESGYTKMVDFWSLGVLVFEMCCGWSPFYAEDTQQMYKNIAFGKVRFPRDTLSQEGRNFVKGLLNRNPKHRLGATDDAEELKRHPFFADVDWTLLSKKLITPPFKPKLKSETDVSYFDPEFTTALDQNGSLNERAAALARGYAASTPLSPSVQANFQGFTFVDESALDDHMRDRAGLVDEDMDDGQNHRNRDNDDWDNLDDIDLRKANRMSGIVKTGHDEHMVGGSHFDV
- a CDS encoding AGC/AKT protein kinase, whose protein sequence is MTGTETSNAGGGFDLLRRATQAMMSRSAADEDGADHIGLETPRSGVATPQPDLQDKRLPGIMSYFGQSGNSTPTRAMSAARPSGSDRAPSSGRTSHDGAEVSGTQTPRSSAGAQAPAAKGKLTIKINEARGLRKSRDPYVVVVFQRSELISGGPHHIDEDDNLSVEPPPAAGGIPIQRSGSDSGRPLAIPMRSRQSSNTSINDYGSFRNRSGGQLTFTSPKWDAEAEFDVVDYDMLVDVSVYDHGATGDEFLGHVDFQASKDPGATVQGWFQLQGHADTMAENAPTGEIFLEAIYHRAERKQFGPTDFEILKLIGKGTFGQVYQVRKKDTQRIYAMKVLQKKVIVQKKEVAHTVGERNILVRTAMSDSPFIVGLKFSFQTPSELYLVTDYMSGGELFWHLQKEGRFDEKRAKFYIAELILAIQHLHNNDIVYRDLKPENILLDANGHIALCDFGLSKANLTKNDTTNTFCGTTEYLAPEVLLDESGYTKMVDFWSLGVLVFEMCCGWSPFYAEDTQQMYKNIAFGKVRFPRDTLSQEGRNFVKGLLNRNPKHRLGATDDAEELKRHPFFADVDWTLLSKKLITPPFKPKLKSETDVSYFDPEFTTALDQNGSLNERAAALARGYAASTPLSPSVQANFQGFTFVDESALDDHMRDRAGLVDEDMDDGQNHRNRDNDDWDNLDDIDLRKANRMSGIVKTGHDEHMVGGSHFDV
- a CDS encoding AGC/AKT protein kinase; amino-acid sequence: MTGTETSNAGGGFDLLRRATQAMMSRSAADEDGADHIGLETPRSGVATPQPDLQDKRLPGIMSYFGQVRKYPSTPSSDPNSSQSDTTLDRISVVPTPPAGLQLQAHTEGSPRGCESSALDRSLLQHERPGSMPSTTERDEHNLSDPYPTPPTSQPSSSGGSISQDMISADSGAHGRATVEQKSLTQQSQFKKPTASPFTTTHFQTSNDPSLPELDSSKNAAPTKDSIIPSHPEPSTSSGACLAAAPGKWHFLNGLKELTRMTFKSGNSTPTRAMSAARPSGSDRAPSSGRTSHDGAEVSGTQTPRSSAGAQAPAAKGKLTIKINEARGLRKSRDPYVVVVFQRSELISGGPHHIDEDDNLSVEPPPAAGGIPIQRSGSDSGRPLAIPMRSRQSSNTSINDYGSFRNRSGGQLTFTSPKWDAEAEFDVVDYDMLVDVSVYDHGATGDEFLGHVDFQASKDPGATVQGWFQLQGHADTMAENAPTGEIFLEAIYHRAERKQFGPTDFEILKLIGKGTFGQVYQVRKKDTQRIYAMKVLQKKVIVQKKEVAHTVGERNILVRTAMSDSPFIVGLKFSFQTPSELYLVTDYMSGGELFWHLQKEGRFDEKRAKFYIAELILAIQHLHNNDIVYRDLKPENILLDANGHIALCDFGLSKANLTKNDTTNTFCGTTEYLAPEVLLDESGYTKMVDFWSLGVLVFEMCCGWSPFYAEDTQQMYKNIAFGKVRFPRDTLSQEGRNFVKGLLNRNPKHRLGATDDAEELKRHPFFADVDWTLLSKKLITPPFKPKLKSETDVSYFDPEFTTALDQNGSLNERAAALARGYAASTPLSPSVQANFQGFTFVDESALDDHMRDRAGLVDEDMDDGQNHRNRDNDDWDNLDDIDLRKANRMSGIVKTGHDEHMVGGSHFDV